The genomic region AACATATCCAaattaattttagataaatttGTTTCTTTATTAATTGACAATCATTTTTAAGTAAAATGGAAACTACAATAGAATGACAAATAATTTTGATGtagatattttattttttatcaaaataaatataatatttgttTTGTTCTATGGTATTacacttttaattaattatttaacgaTCATTTGTTGAGTACTAATAAAAAAATCCTTATTTTTATTGTCACAGTTTTCTATTTGAAAATGAGGTTTTGTTTTGATCAAAGTTGGGTTATGCAGGTAAGTGTTAAATCTCATGTTAATTTGAAAACGCCTCAATCTTAAGCTTCAAGATCTCGAGTAAtacaatttacatttttttttctttatattttataaatattacCTAATTTTGTTAATCTGAAATTAATTGCCTATATTCTTTTTTTAGAGATGTTGAGGTTGATTTAACTCTTTGGGATGATTATGCGAAGGACATGTGTTCGTACATGCTTAGTCAAGATCTTGAAGCCCATGTTGTCAAATCTGTTCATTTTGGTGCTGTTAAAACCTAAAAATGTATCTTATTAAGTCTAGGATTTAAAAATGTATCTTATTAAATTTCTCATCATAAAAGAACATTCCATTTATAATATCATTTTATATAAATTACAACATACATCTCCATTACATATCAACTTTCAATCTATTCTTTGGTTTCTTCAACCAGGTACTTTGCAAAATTTTTAAGTAATACACAATCTCTTTTTCATGTATCAATACAAACTAATatcatttatgttttattatacgtTTCCATTTTACTAGGTGTTTCGTATAATGGATCAAATTCCGTTTGATGTACGTTTTATTTGATCAATACATGAATATTTTTTTACACAAACAATTTGAATTTccaaattaatttatttttaaaaacaaacaaattgaATTTAAAACCATCAATTACGTAACCGTgagtactttcttatatttttaaaatcaaaGTAGGTAAAAATTTAAGGTTTCGAATTTGTTAATAAACTAAAcattaataatttatattttatctttattttttcccgtttgttaatatcaatttataaaatattttgcaaatcaaacaaactattgaaATTTGTCTCTGTAATTTTGAGAATGTCGTGTATGTTTACCAATGCATACTCCATAGATagatttattttataattttgagTTAATAATTTTGTTTACAAATTGACAATCTATTATTATGAAGTAAGATTTTACCTCATATGTTTAACTtttaaagtttcaaaaaccaCTTTTAGTATGTTttgtaaataataattaataGGTCAAATATAGTTACGTAAATAAtattataacaataataaatacaTTTGAAAACTATGCATTTGAAATTTGGATTGCACTACAGTCAACTTTCAACCTGTTTGACCTATATGTGTGGTACTCAACCAATGTGATTGTGCATATCAAAAGatattgtgtttgtgtgtttcaAAGGTTGGTGACAATGGTGGTGTTAAAGGCTTGGAGAATtcattatagtttttttttatttttttgtacatGTTAAGTGTTATAATAAAGAACGGacaaaatattaataaagttCTAATAATctgttataataaataaaagtttttttttgtcGTGGGTCATTCAGTGAGGCAAATTTCTGCCTCCGGTTTTTGCTCAAAGTTTCTAACCTTACTCGCAACCCTAAcgactacaactttcaattcaaaacaattaaaaaacaagtttgttcgcaACCCTAatgactacaactttcaattcaaaacaattataaaacaactttCTGACATAGTTTGATTAATATAAAGTAAATTTTCctacccgcgaagttcgcgggtgataacctagtgcACATAGAAACATGACATGAAGTAGAaaattaaataaatgaatatCTTTTGGTAAATCTTATTGCTCAAACAGTAAATGGTAATAATTACTTGTAATATTTATACGACaattaaaagaaaagaaatatgAGGACCGTCATTTCCATTACATCTATTAACGTCCCTCACTTTTCTACAAGTTTCACTATACCTCCCCCCACCATGGTCTATTTACATATTTAGTCCATGTAAAATCAAGAGTACCAAAATTAGCCTCCATCAGGCATCAACCACAACCGAAATTATACTCGGTAACCAATTGTTGCCACCACCACCCACTTGAACATTATCACGATCCGACTCGAGCCGAACCATCATGTCTTCGCCTCGAGTGGGTAACCGTGCGTTAACCTGGTGCAAGCTCGGAATCAGTACCTGTTCAGCCCACTCCTCTAAACTGGTTCGGCCGAACCATAACCCGCCCAATATATTCTCCACCGCACCCTCTTCCACCTCAATCGTAATTTTCTCGTCAACTATAGTCTCGAACGCGTTCGTGACGGTTTTCTCAATCTCGCGACGAATGTTTCCAAAATTGACGGGTTTGAACACGACCGTCCCATCGATATGCCCCATGAGGTCATGAGGTACCGACATGACCGCAAATTGTTGGTTCTCGTCTTCTTGGTCAATCGTTAGATTGCTCGAGTTTATCGAGCCGTCGGTTCGATCTTCGTCATAGTCTATCGCTAGGTTAAGATCGAGCGACAAATCTAATCCGGATTCTTTCCTTTGTCTCCGCGATTTATCTTTTCCTGATAACCAATTCGCTCTCCGTTTTAACCGTTTCTCGCTGACGGTTAGCTTCAACTGCCAATCGCAACTTGCCATGGAGCGCAACCGTTGTTCATCGGCTTGATGCTCGTCGATGTTGGCGGTTGACCAATTCCCGGTTAGTACAAAAACGACTTTCCCGAGACTAACTTCACGTCCGTGAGAATCCGTGAGCCGACTTCTTTCCATGGCCTGTTTTATTCTCCCGCGAACCAACATATCCGCTTCATCAATGTCAGAAAGTACAATTACGGAAAACGGGTTCGTACGGACAGCCTCAGCGATACGGTCCAAAACCGTTCTTCCACGATATCCCATATCGGTTTCCTCACCGTCGCGTCTCAACCCAAGCTCGAAAGTAATCGGGTTGGTCCCATTTATATGCTCAGCGAGAACCGACGCCATCTTCTTCTTTCCAACCCGATCGGGACCCGCAAACAGTAGCCACACGCAACCCCTTGATGGGTCTACTTTACATTGTGTTACGGTTGTCGCAATGGTGGAAGCCGCTTCGGGCTGCCACCAAGCTTTTTTCATCAGACCCTTTAGTAGTCTCTTGAACGAGTCGGTGTCCGTTGGATCCGCGAATTTACTCTTTTGCGGTTCCGATGAGATGCAACCTAAAAGGTCCTTAACGGCCAAATCGTCGTTATCTTTCTTTGGTCCAAGAACCAGATCGGTGCCAACAGGGCTTCGTGGCGGCTCTAACCGTGGCTGTTGGGCGGGTTGCAGAGCCTCTTGAAGACTTCTAGGTGGTTGTAACCGTGGCTGTTGACCGGGTTGACTTTGTCTTAGAAGCATGTTCGGCTTATACGCTCCGGTCAAAGGCATAACCATGGGTACAACTCTATCCAATCTTGGAGCTTGATTATAATTCGGATGAATTCGCGAGCATTCGTCGCTCCATTTCTTCTGGAGTTCTTGAATCTTTTGTTTCGAAACAATTTCTTTATCCTTAATCTGTGATAAACCAAatcaaagaaatcaacaaacaattacaaaaaaaaaaaaaaaaaaaaaaaatccagaaATTCGAACGTATCGACTAACCGGAGACTGCTCGTTCGTTTTCGCGTTTTGCAGCCACTGAGGTAAACTGTTCTTAACCTCATCGGGCTGCTTCTCCGACTCTTTCAATTTCGCTAATTCTTGTTCATAACCACTCGAGCAAACCGGACAACAATTCGCCTTACGGGTATAATCCAAACTCACTGTGGTCGTGAAACCATTTAACGGGTTTAACGACTGAACCGAACCACCAAGAACACCATTCGTCCCCGTCCTATACAAATCAAAACAAGTTCACATATTACATGCACATCTACATCCAAACATGACCTACAAACTAAATTAAACCAGTTTCGTAACAAAAATTACCTCGGAAACATGTTTGCGGGCGGTGATCTTGATGTAATAGGTACAGCATGTAAATCCCAATCTGTTTCCATAGACGGATGATAAACTTGACACCTTAAAAAAGTCTCACAAGTAGCGGTTCCTAACAAACAAACTTTTCCGGCGAATTTCGCCACGAGTTTCGTCATCTCCGCCACCGATTCGCGCCCAATCGAAGAACCACCCGTTACAGTTTGCTGCTCAACCAACCATTTTAAATCCGCAAGGTCAATTATCACCCGTTTACTAGTATCAAAACCCCCAATTCTTTCACCTAACTCCTTGATCTTCATCGGTATACCCGATTTATCCGATACGGATTCGAACTCTTGCTCGATTGAAATCACCTCAACGTTGTTTAACTCGGATACGAATTCGCCGTTTTCGATTCGTGTCAAGATGTCTTTACGGATGGCTTCAGGTTCCAATTCCCCCACTAGAATTGGATTCCTTTTTTTGGGTTTTGTCATGATCTCTATTACCCTTTTTACATCATCAGTCCTGTTGTGGTGATTTGATTGATTCAAAGTTGGATTCCCATATTGCTGTTGTTGTAACCGTGGATTCAGATAAAGATTTCTTGGAGATGACACAGTAGGTTCAATATTCTTTTGTTGAATAAAACTCCCTTGTTGTTGAATAAAACtcccttgttgttgttgttgtaaccGTGGGTTCATATACAAGTTCCGGTTTCCGGGTAGAGAAACCGGGGCGGGTGCGGGTGATGGTGATGGCCGGAATCCGATGCCAAGGCTTGACGGATTTAGGGCATTTCCATTGATACTACTCATCATAGACTGTTCGATAGTCGCTTTAACGGCGGGGCTAGAAAAGCTTGCCTCTCGCATGACCCGACTAACACTCGGGTCATCGAGTATGGAAATAATAAGCTGTTCTAGCTCGACTTTAACCGCTAAAAGCGGTTGCTGTTGTTGCTCTGGGCAACCACGCCGTTGATGTGCTTGCGCCCGTTTAAGGGCGGCCATCAGGGCGTTGGAAATAGGCGGCTCGGTGACTGCTGGCGATGAGCTGGCGGTCGGGAGCCGCTCTAGTGCCACGCTGAAGCAGAGCTCCAGCGCCCGGCACTGGAGTGGGTGGGATGAATTCGGGTGGGAGCGTATACACGCTTGGCGTAGGAAGCCGGTCGGTGAGGCCAGGAGGGTTGACGCCACATGGAGTGGCGTCGTTTGGCCGTGGTTTCGCCGCCCGGCTTCCGCTATTGACTGGTTTAACACGGTTGACGCCTCCGGCGTCAGGGTTTGCTGGATCGTACTCAATCCTGTCCTCATAATAGAGGCTTCCAAATCAAATATGTGCTTGAAATTGATCTGGGTTTTGTGTAAATTCAAAGAAAAATGTGATAGAATTTGTATAAAAAGTTAATAACTCTCCCAAATCTGAAATATGATAAGAAGAAATTAAAGAAAAAGATGAATAAAATCACTGAAAGCCAAAACGCACTCTCATAATTTCTCCTTTCAGTCTGTGGAGTCAGGAAGATGATAAAGGAACCCTGTATCTATCTCTATATGTATGATGTATGGATGTGTGTTGTGTGTATGTATAGGTGTATAtgtaataaatgaaaataaaaacaaaaaaagctTTTTAGAAATTATTTATTAATAAGTGGACATGGTTACAGGGATGGGTAAATTTGAGTTTTTGGTAGCAGGGaaaaaggatgatgatgatggcaaTGTTTGTTTGTATTCAAGAGGAGAGAATTTGCAAGGATTTCTGGAAAATAAATGTTCTCTTCTGCCTATATACTCTACTCTCTACACCTACAccttttttttgttaaaaaaaaatctttgtAGTTTAATGTAGTTAATTAAATTAATGGAATCACAACTTCACAAGCTCCCTTTTATATCTATTACTATTATATTATATATCCTCTTTTCTTCAA from Helianthus annuus cultivar XRQ/B chromosome 10, HanXRQr2.0-SUNRISE, whole genome shotgun sequence harbors:
- the LOC110886088 gene encoding protein SUPPRESSOR OF MAX2 1 — protein: MRTGLSTIQQTLTPEASTVLNQSIAEAGRRNHGQTTPLHVASTLLASPTGFLRQACIRSHPNSSHPLQCRALELCFSVALERLPTASSSPAVTEPPISNALMAALKRAQAHQRRGCPEQQQQPLLAVKVELEQLIISILDDPSVSRVMREASFSSPAVKATIEQSMMSSINGNALNPSSLGIGFRPSPSPAPAPVSLPGNRNLYMNPRLQQQQQGSFIQQQGSFIQQKNIEPTVSSPRNLYLNPRLQQQQYGNPTLNQSNHHNRTDDVKRVIEIMTKPKKRNPILVGELEPEAIRKDILTRIENGEFVSELNNVEVISIEQEFESVSDKSGIPMKIKELGERIGGFDTSKRVIIDLADLKWLVEQQTVTGGSSIGRESVAEMTKLVAKFAGKVCLLGTATCETFLRCQVYHPSMETDWDLHAVPITSRSPPANMFPRTGTNGVLGGSVQSLNPLNGFTTTVSLDYTRKANCCPVCSSGYEQELAKLKESEKQPDEVKNSLPQWLQNAKTNEQSPIKDKEIVSKQKIQELQKKWSDECSRIHPNYNQAPRLDRVVPMVMPLTGAYKPNMLLRQSQPGQQPRLQPPRSLQEALQPAQQPRLEPPRSPVGTDLVLGPKKDNDDLAVKDLLGCISSEPQKSKFADPTDTDSFKRLLKGLMKKAWWQPEAASTIATTVTQCKVDPSRGCVWLLFAGPDRVGKKKMASVLAEHINGTNPITFELGLRRDGEETDMGYRGRTVLDRIAEAVRTNPFSVIVLSDIDEADMLVRGRIKQAMERSRLTDSHGREVSLGKVVFVLTGNWSTANIDEHQADEQRLRSMASCDWQLKLTVSEKRLKRRANWLSGKDKSRRQRKESGLDLSLDLNLAIDYDEDRTDGSINSSNLTIDQEDENQQFAVMSVPHDLMGHIDGTVVFKPVNFGNIRREIEKTVTNAFETIVDEKITIEVEEGAVENILGGLWFGRTSLEEWAEQVLIPSLHQVNARLPTRGEDMMVRLESDRDNVQVGGGGNNWLPSIISVVVDA